Part of the candidate division KSB1 bacterium genome is shown below.
GGCTCCATGCTCACTTCCCTCGAGGAAAATTTGCAAATTTGATGATTCATCATTTGTCAAATTATCAACCGAAGCATAAGCATTTTTCACAACTGGAGATTAATGCCTATGAATTCAGTTGGTACAGCAACAACTTTGGAAATTATTTGATTACAGAATATCTTCTGCAGATTTCAATAACTCGATCGATCGGAATGGCCTGAACCTCATGGCCCTTGAACCCTTTCATTGAGGTCGCCTTGAATAAAGAATTGTAAATTGCCTCTTGCGTGGCTTCTACTGCAGCCAAAAACAAGGGCGACATCTGATCGTTATACAATTCTTCAGTGATTCTGGTTCGATCTTTTTCTTGGTGCAATACCCGACAAGATGGATGAGTTGAGAATGCGATGACATAATCCCCGCTGCCGTTCGCACAAAATCCCCCAGTTTTTGCCAATCCGAGTATAGCTCGCTTAGCCAAGCGCTTCAAATTTCGCGATGTTAAGGGCGCATCTGTAGCAAGCACGATCATGCAGGAACCGCCTGCTTGTTCAACTTCGTTTTTTAAATAATATTTGCCGAGCTCTTTTCCCACTGGTGCTCCATTGATTTCCAAAATGCCGCCGAAATTGGTTTGAACCAATGCTCCAACTGTATATCCTCCAAGCGATCGGGGGAGCACGCGCGATGCAGTTCCAATCCCGCCTTTAAATCCGAAGCAAATCGTCCCAGTACCTGCGCCAACAGTGCCCTCTTCGACTGGACCAGAATGCGCATTTGCAATTGCATCTAAAACATCTTGTTTGGTTACTGCCCGAGCTTGAATATCATTCAAAAAGCTATCGTTAGTTTCACCCACGATTGGGTTTATCGAGAGGATATTCTGATTGCCAGCCTGGCTGAGCGTGTAATCGATCAATGCGTCTGCGGCAGTGAAAACGCTCAGCGTGTTGGTTAGAACGATCGGTGTTTCTATAACGCCTAATTCCTCAACTTGCGTTGATCCAATCAATTTTCCAAAGCCGTTGGCAACATAAATTGCTGCTGTGACTTTTTGTTGAAAAACATTCTCTGAATGTGGCAGTATGGCTGTTACACCAGTTCGCACTTTGTCATCTTTGATTATTGTTTTGTGCCCAACTTTTATTTGTGAAACATCGGTGATTGCATTATGCTTTCCAGGAGATAGTATCCCGACTTGAATATTTAAATCTCGCGCTCTTGGTTTGAATTGATCGTCAGCTTTGAGTGGCAGCATCCTAAATATTAAAAAAATGATTGCTAGTTTTAAAATATGAATCGAATTCATTGGGCTCTTATATCTATGGCGCATCAAGAACAGTTTTGTTATCATGAAAGAGCTGTAAAAAAAATTGAATTTTTTTGCTTGACTTTTAAAAATAATTTTTGTATTATGCTTGTGCAAAAACGCCCTGCAAGATGAGGTGGGCAAATTATAAAGAGCCAACACCTAATAAAAGGGAACTTTGCTCTCGAGCGTGTATTACAGGCCTCATCCGCCTCGAGCGGATCAGTGGAAGTAAAAAGCGTTCAGGCTGGTACCCACCGTGTCGAACACGGTTCTTTGTAACCCCACCCTAATTGCAGGGTTTTTTATTTCTCAGGTAGCTAGCGCCTCCCCTATCGTGTTATAAATTTCAAATAAAGTATCCAATCGCATGCGGGTGAAAATATCCTGCATGAGCGGTTGGAGGTTTGTCAATTTTATCCTTCCTTTCCGATTTTTCATTGCGTCCTGGGCCATAATCAGCACGCCGAGTCCAGCACTGTTCATCACTGCAACATGCTCCAAGTTAATTACCAACTCATGAAAATTCTTTTGCAGCACTGAAACCATATCTTCGCGGAATAAATCAGTAATACCGAGATATATTCGTTTCTCTAAAACTGTTACTATTGCACGATCTGGCGCAAAATCAACACGGATTGTTTTTAGATCCATAAATTAATCTCCATTGATGGGAAAAATCAATAAAACGCAAGCCGATCTAAGCTGCGGTATTGGATCGCTTCGCTAATATGCTGCGGCTTAATTTGCTCGCTATTCTCTAAATCGGCGATTGTCCGAGCGACCTTTAGGATTCGATCATAGGCACGGGCAGAGAGGCCCAATTTCGTAATGGCCATTTTCAGCAGTTCTTCGCCCTGCTGATCAATTTTGCAGTATTGTCGAATGTCCTTTGATTCCATCCGAGCGTTACAAAAAATGTGCTTTTTATCCTTAAAGCGCTGAAGTTGAACCTGTCGAGCCCGTTCTACTCGGGCGCGGATGGTCGATGAACTTTCGCCTACTCGATCACTGGATAGTTCACTATATTTTACAGTTGGGACCTCAATATGAATATCGATGCGGTCCAACAGTGGGCCGGAGATCCTGGATAGGTATTTTTGAATTTGCTGCGGAGTGCATGAGCATTCATGAGTTGGATCTGTCGCATAGCCACAGGGACAGGGATTCATCGCGGCGGCTAACATAAATTGAGCTGGGTAAGTAATAGAAAGGGCTGCACGGGAAATGGTGACTACGCCATCCTCAAGCGGCTGACGCATGACCTCTAAGACATTTTTTTTGAACTCTGGCAGTTCATCCAAAAATAGCACGCCATGATGCGCCAGGCTCACCTCACCCGGCCTGGGCACTTGCCCACCGCCGATAAGTCCTGCGTCGCTAATTGTATGGTGTGGCGATCGAAATGGCCGCGTGGCAATCAACGGGGTATGGGATGGCAACAATCCAGCGACTGAATGAATTTTGGTCGTTTCTAATGCTTCTGCCAACGTGAGATCGGGCAGGATGGTGGGCAGACGTTTCGCCAGCATGGTTTTGCCAGAGCCAGGTGGGCCTATCATGATGATATTATGGCCGCCGGCAGCAGCCACTTCCAACGCTCGTTTGACGTGCTCTTGCCCCTTGACATCCTGGAAATCGATATTGTAATGCCGACTCTTAGAAAAAACTTCTGCCAGAGAGACCTGTTTGGGAGCGATCGATATTTCGCCATTAAAAAATGCCACAGTTTCAGCTAGAGAGGAAACTGGATAAACAGAGATGTCCTGCACCATGGCAGCTTCACTGGCGTTTTCGACTGGCAAAACAATTCCTTTTTTTTGATTTTTGCTGATTTCGATCGCGATCGGTAGCGCGCCGCGGATGGGGCGAAGGCTGCCATCGAGCGAGAGTTCGCCCAAAATCACGTAATCTTCCAGATGTTCTTGTGATACCACACCAGAGGCAGCCAAAATTCCGATCGCAATGGGCAAGTCGTAGGCAGAACCTTCTTTTTTAATATCGGCTGGCGCTAAATTGATAGTGATCCGCTTCTGGGGAAAAGGCAAATTCGAGTTCTTTATCGCAGCATTGACGCGTTCTCGCGATTCTCGCACTGCGCTGTCGGGCAAACCTACGGTAGCAAATGATGGCAACTGACTCTCAAGATGCGCCTCCACTTCGACGATATAGGCATCTATTCCAAGAACAGCGGCGCTATAGATCTTTGCTAACATATTGCCTCATAATTTATTTCTCTGAAATATATACAAATTAATTTCCAAATTGTCAATAGAAAATTTATCAAATTCGAACAAGAAAAGCTAAAAATTCTGATTTAATGCTTATTCAAATAGCCTTGCTACAATTAGATTAGTCCTCTCAAAAGTTAAGAATCGTCGTCTGTTATTTCCACCATTAAAGCTTCTTAAAGTGATAATCGACATCAATGTGGTTCAAAAAAGATTTTCCCTTTGAAGTATCCATCGGCGCCAAATTGCTAATTCAGAATTCAGGAATGATTGAAATTTTCCGATGCAGTTTTATAGTCGTATACATTTCTTGTGCATGGGAATTTGATTCGAGATATGCACTAAAGATGCGACGATCGATCAAAACATATCGGCAGTGGATTCAAAAAGAGCAGGCTGCCCTTTTTGGAAGAGCAGCCTGCGTTCAAAGCGAAACGACCATGTGTATTCGGTTATTTCAGAATGGTCATCTTCTTAACCGACTCGAAGTGATTGGCCTTCACTTTGTAGAGGTAAACTCCGCTTGACAAATTGTTCGCCGTAAAGTCAAATTTATGATAGCCAGCATTGAGTTTGCCTTTGAATACGTCGGCGACCTTCTGTCCCAGAATGTTGTAGATAGCGATTTCCACATCAGCATTCTCAGGGATGGCCAGTTCAATGGTCGTTGATGGGTTAAATGGGTTGGGATAATTCTGCTTGAGGACGTAATCCTTTGGCAAGCCAACACCCGCCTGCGGATCTGCAGCCGTTGGAGCAGCCTTCTTGTAATAAGCCTCGATCCACAAATCCGTATCCAGACCCCAGGAATATGTTGGATTCGTGAAATCGTTGTATTGTCCATCATTGAACTTCTCCCAGACGCGATTGGCTTTGTCACCCTCGCCATTGGCGTCAGCGAACAGCGCGAACTCGTCATCCGCAGTGGTCGACCATTCAAATCCGATGAAAATGAGCCCGGTCAAGGTAAGCGGATTTTCCAGGAAGAATACATTGCCCATTTTAGTGGTATCGAGAACATCGGTAGTGGTCTTCACTTCGGCAAGGGTCTCGCCCGGCGCCCCATTTGGCTGAACAGTTTTCACTACCAGGCTAATTGTATCGGGATCATTGACGATATTCTTATAAGCAAAGTAAAATTTGAAGCCGTGCAATACATCGCGGGCTTTCAAATCGAACCATTGATATTTACCAATATCGCCATAGCTATTGGTACCCACGATAAAGCCTGAACCATAAGGATTTCTGTGCAGCACAGGGGTATTGCCATAGAACAGGGTATCAAGTTCTGAGACCACAAACTGGCTATTGTTGGAGAATGCGGCGACGCCATTGTTGGTTCCTAAGATGAAGAACAATTGAGTATCGTCGGATACCTTCATGACATCGACGCTTCCAGTGCCATTGCCGTTGGCGAATTTGCCGATGGATGATGAGAAGTATTTCACGAAGGCTCTTTTCGGGCCTTGAGTGATATCTAAGACATGAATTTTTTCCGCATCACCGGCCCCGGGGACGTCAGGATAGTAAATCACTAAAAATTCACCTTCGGCAGTCGCAAAATATTTAATTTTGGTCGCGCTGGTCCCGACGATGCTGGTAGAAACTGTGTCCATCGCATTGGTAGCTGGGTCAAATCGGAACAGCGGATTGCCATAGGATTTGATATACAGATGGCCATCTTTGGTTTGAGCGATATTCGGAACTGTGCCCAATTTGCCAGATGGCAACGTCACCACTGTTGGGGTGAAAGTTTGACCATTATCCGAAGTGGTGAATTTCACGAACTTGTCGCTATTGGCGACCCCAGCATAAATCACCAAAGAGTTATCGCTGGCTTTGCCGTAGGCGCTGATCATATCGCCCATTCTGCCAACCGCACCATCGTAGGAAATAGCGGTTGTCGCAACATCCGTCTCGCTCTTCCAACTGTAAACGCGGAATGGATTGGTGGCATCTGCGGTCAGCGTCATATTGGAAACCAGAATAAGGCCATCTTCCGAGACATCAACCGCATTGAGATGGAACAGTCCAACGCCCTCTGCCTGAGGAGGCTTGGGAATCACGCCCAGGCTATCCCCTGTAAGCGCATCATAAATGACGGTGCGATGCACTCCAAATCGAGTGACCACATAAACGCGGTCAGCGCCATTGACCTTCCCATAGGCCATGCCACGGGTGTAGTTGCTGGTGGACATATAGGCTGGGAAGTTGCCAGCGGCCTGGGTTTTCGCCCACATCGGGAACAGCTTTTCTGGTGGCGGTGGCGGCGTGATCAGCTCGATAAAATGTTCGCGCAAGGTGCCGCGCAATGAATAACCATCATTATACACGCTGGCCGACGAGGTGAATTGGTCTGCCTGGGCAATAATCGTCAGCAATCCGCTTGGCGGCGTCCATCCATCCAAATCCGTTTCCTTGTCGATGAAAATGTAGGTGGTGTCTTTACCATCGGTCAAATACACGCTGCCATTGCTGCCAGCAGCCGGCCACTTGCTCAGGTCGATAAATCTCACGCTATCGACTTGGACTAATTGCGCCTCGTACTCTTCGCCAAGATCAGCTATCCTGATCTTTTTGGGTATCACCACGTTACCAGTGCTAAGCACCTTTACATCACTGGCTTTCGCTGGAATGATTTCGGTGACGCCTCGATAGAAGTCAACCACGCCTTTCGCTTCAATTTCATCGCCAAAATTCAAGCTGATGGAGACCGATCCTGAATAGAGAACGATTCCAGCGGTCTCATCTTGGAAATAATATTGGCAGCGCGAACCATAATTCGGCGAAGCGACAATGCCTCGAACGATAACGGTATCTCCCTTGCGATCGGGGTAAAAATCGCCATCCGCATCGATTCGCGCTTCGGCGATGGTGATCACTGTCACGGGTTGCAATTCTACATCACCTTCATCTGCTCCCATGTAGGGTCGATTCTGGGAACGCGCTTGTCCATCGATATCGAATGGGACTTCGGGCAGTGGGGTTCCAGCAAGGTTAATATCGCCAATCGAAGCGCCAGTAAGATGGAGGTCAGTAGCAGAGACGAATTCCACAGGTTTTGCCACTGAATGGGCATCCCCGCCAGAAGCGGTCTTCCAATCGGCCAGTGTTGCGGCGTCGGCTGTGTCCCAAAAACCGGTCTTGGCATTAACACTACCAGCAAGGTAGTAATTATTGTAATCAGCATTCAAACTGCCAGCGGTACCGCTTCGATAGATTGCATGGGTCTTGAAATCATCTTCGCCATTATAGATGATGTTATTTTTAACCGTGTTGATCCCGTTGGAAACTTGGATCCCAGCATAGACTACAACACCAGTTCCTGGATCGATTGCCACATTATTCATGTGGATGGTATTGTGATATACGTTTGAAATTACTTTATCAGTGGCTAATCGAATACCAATCAAATTAAAGTTTGGATTTGGCGTCGTTGAGGTTGCATCGAATCCAGTGATAAAATTATTAAAGACATTGTAAGTTCCCCGTCCTCCACATTGAATCCCGATAATGCCATAATCTCCAGAGTTGCTATTCGCCGTTGAGAGCAGGGTAATTTTGTTATTATAAATGTTTGTCACATCGGTGGTATCAGTTATATTGAAACCGAAGATACCAAAACTCATAAAACCAGTGTTGGTCTGGATAACATTGATATCGTTGCCGATGATATCGGTGCTACCAGCGTAATTTAAGAATATGCCACGCGTTTTGGCAGTGATTGTGTTATTCTTGAACACAATCCCTTTCATGGATACCAAGGGAGTGCCAGCCGGCGGCGTCCCATAGGTAGAAATGGCCAAAGCCTGCGCACTGCTTTTCACCGTGTTGATAATCTCACAATTTTCCACAGTGACGGTATCTGCGGTGAAGAACTTCGCCTGGGTGGCATCATAGCGGTAGGTCAGCAAAAGAGCATAGGTTACGCTCTGCTGCGCCCAGACTTTGACATTTTTCACTGTGGATCGATTGACATCACCGATTAGGCGGAGCGTTGTTGCGTTGCCATGAGCGGTTGAGGCTGTGGTGATTGTAAGATCTCGAGTTGTGCCATTCTCGGTATTGCTGCCATCGATGATAATATTATTTGTGGTCACCAATTGGGCAGTAGTGTTAAGGTCTTTTGTTCCAATTACCCAAGCGCCTGAAATACCGGCGGACGGAGCGTCTGTTGATTGAGTGAACGTGATAGTTGGCGTTACCCCAAGATATGGCTTAAAGGTTATGGTATAGGGATCTGGATTTACACCCAAAGCCACATTAGATGCTTCGGTTAGATCACTGGTAATGTAAAAAGTGCAGTTTCCCAGAATCATTTTCTGATTGAGGTCATCGCAAGCTGATTTCAAAGAAAGATAATGCGGATCCCCCCCTCCTGGTGCCGTTCCAGCCGCGCCGACATAGTAAACGCCGCTTAAATAATTAGCATTGACTTCATAGGCGCCAAAGCCATTATTGGTGCTCAGCACGTAGACCACAAATTTGCCGTCACCCAAATTCTTGATGGCAACATCACCGGTGCCATTGGCATTGGTATTGGCACCAAGCTGCGCTGTTTCAACGATGCTGGCAGCATTCGCATCGCCACTTGTGACATCCACCACTCGGGCGTTCTCTTTGGTCGAACCATATTGGTAGGACACGACCAGCTTATGGCCTCCTGCCTCAATGTAACGAATGGCGTTGCTGCCAGTCCCTAAAATCGTGCCAGGAATTTCACCAATTTTATTACCCGTCGCAACATCGAACTGCTTGGCATAATTGCCGTTGCTGTTAACATATAAGCTGGTCAGCCCAAGTCCAACAGGCCCAACAGCAGGAGAAGCGCCGCTTTTTTCCGCGATCGGGATCTCGGTCGCGGTAAAACTCATGCCATTATCTGCGGTCGTCAGCTTCAGCACATGTTTGGGCTCAGGACCACCACTGGCCTGCGAAGCTGCGAAAAATATCGTGACACTATTGTCCAAGGTAGAGCCTACAACGGTCATTTTGTCGCCGTAACGGTAGGAGCTGGCAGTCGTACTATTGAAGACGACGATCGCATTGCTGGTATCGCTATCCCAACGATAAACCTTCAATGCAGTCGTAGCAGAGTTAACCGTCAGATTACAGGCAAAGATGACCCCATCTTCAGAAACCTCGATATCATTGAGCGCAAAGGTTCCGCCGGTAACAACAGTTTTGTCGATCTTTAATGTATCGATTTCGGCAGGACCACCACTTGCCGCATCAATGATTCTCACAAATAATCCAGCATTCCTACTTACAACGTAGATTCGCTCTTTGCCTCCGACGACTCCATAGGCAAATCCTCGCTCGGTGTTGCCAGATGGAGAAAACCAGGATGGCAAAGTCCCTGCAGCCACGCTGTTTTCCCATATTTTCGTTATGGGAGTTTGGCTTTGCGCCATGCTGGCAAATAAAAGAACCAACAGAACCGCTATAAATTTC
Proteins encoded:
- a CDS encoding P1 family peptidase, with translation MLPLKADDQFKPRARDLNIQVGILSPGKHNAITDVSQIKVGHKTIIKDDKVRTGVTAILPHSENVFQQKVTAAIYVANGFGKLIGSTQVEELGVIETPIVLTNTLSVFTAADALIDYTLSQAGNQNILSINPIVGETNDSFLNDIQARAVTKQDVLDAIANAHSGPVEEGTVGAGTGTICFGFKGGIGTASRVLPRSLGGYTVGALVQTNFGGILEINGAPVGKELGKYYLKNEVEQAGGSCMIVLATDAPLTSRNLKRLAKRAILGLAKTGGFCANGSGDYVIAFSTHPSCRVLHQEKDRTRITEELYNDQMSPLFLAAVEATQEAIYNSLFKATSMKGFKGHEVQAIPIDRVIEICRRYSVIK
- a CDS encoding STAS domain-containing protein, coding for MDLKTIRVDFAPDRAIVTVLEKRIYLGITDLFREDMVSVLQKNFHELVINLEHVAVMNSAGLGVLIMAQDAMKNRKGRIKLTNLQPLMQDIFTRMRLDTLFEIYNTIGEALAT
- a CDS encoding YifB family Mg chelatase-like AAA ATPase; translation: MLAKIYSAAVLGIDAYIVEVEAHLESQLPSFATVGLPDSAVRESRERVNAAIKNSNLPFPQKRITINLAPADIKKEGSAYDLPIAIGILAASGVVSQEHLEDYVILGELSLDGSLRPIRGALPIAIEISKNQKKGIVLPVENASEAAMVQDISVYPVSSLAETVAFFNGEISIAPKQVSLAEVFSKSRHYNIDFQDVKGQEHVKRALEVAAAGGHNIIMIGPPGSGKTMLAKRLPTILPDLTLAEALETTKIHSVAGLLPSHTPLIATRPFRSPHHTISDAGLIGGGQVPRPGEVSLAHHGVLFLDELPEFKKNVLEVMRQPLEDGVVTISRAALSITYPAQFMLAAAMNPCPCGYATDPTHECSCTPQQIQKYLSRISGPLLDRIDIHIEVPTVKYSELSSDRVGESSSTIRARVERARQVQLQRFKDKKHIFCNARMESKDIRQYCKIDQQGEELLKMAITKLGLSARAYDRILKVARTIADLENSEQIKPQHISEAIQYRSLDRLAFY
- a CDS encoding T9SS type A sorting domain-containing protein yields the protein MKKFIAVLLVLLFASMAQSQTPITKIWENSVAAGTLPSWFSPSGNTERGFAYGVVGGKERIYVVSRNAGLFVRIIDAASGGPAEIDTLKIDKTVVTGGTFALNDIEVSEDGVIFACNLTVNSATTALKVYRWDSDTSNAIVVFNSTTASSYRYGDKMTVVGSTLDNSVTIFFAASQASGGPEPKHVLKLTTADNGMSFTATEIPIAEKSGASPAVGPVGLGLTSLYVNSNGNYAKQFDVATGNKIGEIPGTILGTGSNAIRYIEAGGHKLVVSYQYGSTKENARVVDVTSGDANAASIVETAQLGANTNANGTGDVAIKNLGDGKFVVYVLSTNNGFGAYEVNANYLSGVYYVGAAGTAPGGGDPHYLSLKSACDDLNQKMILGNCTFYITSDLTEASNVALGVNPDPYTITFKPYLGVTPTITFTQSTDAPSAGISGAWVIGTKDLNTTAQLVTTNNIIIDGSNTENGTTRDLTITTASTAHGNATTLRLIGDVNRSTVKNVKVWAQQSVTYALLLTYRYDATQAKFFTADTVTVENCEIINTVKSSAQALAISTYGTPPAGTPLVSMKGIVFKNNTITAKTRGIFLNYAGSTDIIGNDINVIQTNTGFMSFGIFGFNITDTTDVTNIYNNKITLLSTANSNSGDYGIIGIQCGGRGTYNVFNNFITGFDATSTTPNPNFNLIGIRLATDKVISNVYHNTIHMNNVAIDPGTGVVVYAGIQVSNGINTVKNNIIYNGEDDFKTHAIYRSGTAGSLNADYNNYYLAGSVNAKTGFWDTADAATLADWKTASGGDAHSVAKPVEFVSATDLHLTGASIGDINLAGTPLPEVPFDIDGQARSQNRPYMGADEGDVELQPVTVITIAEARIDADGDFYPDRKGDTVIVRGIVASPNYGSRCQYYFQDETAGIVLYSGSVSISLNFGDEIEAKGVVDFYRGVTEIIPAKASDVKVLSTGNVVIPKKIRIADLGEEYEAQLVQVDSVRFIDLSKWPAAGSNGSVYLTDGKDTTYIFIDKETDLDGWTPPSGLLTIIAQADQFTSSASVYNDGYSLRGTLREHFIELITPPPPPEKLFPMWAKTQAAGNFPAYMSTSNYTRGMAYGKVNGADRVYVVTRFGVHRTVIYDALTGDSLGVIPKPPQAEGVGLFHLNAVDVSEDGLILVSNMTLTADATNPFRVYSWKSETDVATTAISYDGAVGRMGDMISAYGKASDNSLVIYAGVANSDKFVKFTTSDNGQTFTPTVVTLPSGKLGTVPNIAQTKDGHLYIKSYGNPLFRFDPATNAMDTVSTSIVGTSATKIKYFATAEGEFLVIYYPDVPGAGDAEKIHVLDITQGPKRAFVKYFSSSIGKFANGNGTGSVDVMKVSDDTQLFFILGTNNGVAAFSNNSQFVVSELDTLFYGNTPVLHRNPYGSGFIVGTNSYGDIGKYQWFDLKARDVLHGFKFYFAYKNIVNDPDTISLVVKTVQPNGAPGETLAEVKTTTDVLDTTKMGNVFFLENPLTLTGLIFIGFEWSTTADDEFALFADANGEGDKANRVWEKFNDGQYNDFTNPTYSWGLDTDLWIEAYYKKAAPTAADPQAGVGLPKDYVLKQNYPNPFNPSTTIELAIPENADVEIAIYNILGQKVADVFKGKLNAGYHKFDFTANNLSSGVYLYKVKANHFESVKKMTILK